Within Ipomoea triloba cultivar NCNSP0323 chromosome 9, ASM357664v1, the genomic segment GGAGTAAGTACGTTAGCTAGGTGATGGGCTAGCTGCTCAGCAACTTTTTCGTTGGACAAAGTGGCGATGCCCGAGGGTGGAGGACTCAGTTGGAGTAACAGATCGAACATTTTTCGCAAATCAACTGGTGCGCGGGTCAACGCGCTCACAAGTGGAGACCCCCCGTCGAGGTTAGGACAAGTGGCAAAAGCGTTCCCCGACACCTCACTTTCAACCTCACCTATGGGACGCTTCCCATGTGATTTAGGGGGAAACGGAGCAGAAGGAAAGCCAGGGCTACCAAATTCATAACGGGGGATAGTAGGAGgtacaaatttctttttcaaaataatctttggCAATCCAGATCGACTACTCCCGCTGGCGCCTACACATAGCAGTTCCTTTAAGTCAGGATCAATATCCGGCGCTCCTGgatgttaataagaaataacaaaGCGTGTGAGGAATCAAAGATTAAAAGGGGAGACATGTGCTAACCGTTTAAGATCCAACCTTGGGCCCCGTAAATTGGAGCAGGGAGTCGAGCTGCATCAAAAGCCTCTGCGGAGTGGTAAATCTCCCAAGAATAGCATTCAGACTTAATCTTCTCAACAGTAATGTGAATCTTTGGAGTCTCAGGGGGTACCACGCACTTACGCATCCGACGAGACCATTCATTTTTGAAAGGAAGATCACCATCCAGACGAACCCGAAGAAATTTCTCTTTCCATCTACGGTTGTTGTCAGGCAAGTCAGAAACTTTCCCAGCCGTCCCACGACATTGGATAATGACAAAACCGTTGCGATGGTTCTTCCCCATGCACTTTACCAgatggagaaaattgaagagttctAGTGTACAAGGCACTTGGTGACGTTTGCAAATCTGAGGGTAGCATGCAAGAATACGGTGTGCGTTGGGTGCTATCTGACCTGGAACTATGCCGTAATAATTCACGAAGTCAACAAGGAACGGGTCAAAGGGGATGCGCAAACCGGCTTTCAAGGAATCAAAATGCACACCTACCCAATTCTTTTGGTGGCAATCAATGATGTTGGAAGGACGACGATCAATTGAGTAAGAAATCCCCTTTCCAATTAGCTTCTTGAGTTGTTCTACCTCTTTGTCGGTAAAATCAATTCCAACGATACGAGCACCATCGGAATCCAAGTCGACATAGTCACGTGATACTCCAGTTTGACTTCTTGAGAGTTCTTTGGGATTATGGGAGGTACCTTCGCCTAGTTGAACCTCAAAATtctttgatgaaatttttgaaCGCTTGGATCGCGGGGTAACGTGCGAACGAGCTTGGGGTGCATCGTCAGAATTACTCGATTCCTCAGACGCACTAACATCCTCATCATCGCTGTCATAGTCGCGCATACACCACTTTTTGTCTTGCGACATGCTACATTAGCAAANNNNNNNNNNNNNNNNNNNNNNNNNNNNNNNNNNNNNNNNNNNNNNNNNNNNNNNNNNNNNNNNNNNNNNNNNNNNNNNNNNNNNNNNNNNNNNNNNNNNNNNNNNNNNNNNNNNNNNNNNNNNNNNNNNNNNNNNNNNNNNNNNNNNNNNNNNNNNNNNNNNNNNNNNNNNNNNNNNNNNNNNNNNNNNNNNNNNNNNNNNNNNNNNNNNNNNNNNNNNNNNNNNNNNNNNNNNNNNNNNNNNNNNNNNNNNNNNNNNNNNNNNNNNNNNNNNNNNNNNNNNNNNNNNNNNNNNNNNNNNNNNNNNNNNNNNNNNNNNNNNNNNNNNNNNNNNNNNNNNNNNNNNNNNNNNNNNNNNNNNNNNNNNNNNNNNNNNNNNNNNNNNNNNNNNNNNNNNNNNNNNNNNNNNNNNNNNNNNNNNNNNNNNNNNNNNNNNNNNNNNNNNNNNNNNNNNNNNNNNNNNNNNNNNNNNNNNNNNNNNNNNNNNNNNNNNNNNNNNNNNNNNNNNNNNNNNNNNNNNNNNNNNNNNNNNNNNNNNNNNNNNNNNNNNNNNNNNNNNNNNNNNNNNNNNNNNNNNNNNNNNNNNNNNNNNNNNNNNNNNNNNNNNNNNNNNNNNNNNNNNNNNNNNNNNNNNNNNNNNNNNNNNNNNNNNNNNNNNNNNNNNNNNNNNNNNNNNNNNNNNNNNNNNNNNNNNNNNNNNNNNNNNNNNNNNNNNNNNNNNNNNNNNNNNNNNNNNNNNNNNNNNNNNNNNNNNNNNNNNNNNNNNNNNNNNNNNNNNNNNNNNNNNNNNNNNNNNNNNNNNNNNNNNNNNNNNNNNNNNNNNNNNNNNNNNNNNNNNNNNNNNNNNNNNNNNNNNNNNNNNNNNNNNNNNNNNNNNNNNNNNNNNNNNNNNNNNNNNNNNNNNNNNNNNNNNNNNNNNNNNNNNNNNNNNNNNNNNNNNNNNNNNNNNNNNNNNNNNNNNNNNNNNNNNNNNNNNNNNNNNNNNNNNNNNNNNNNNNNNNNNNNNNNNNNNNNNNNNNNNNNNNNNNNNNNNNNNNNNNNNNNNNNNNNNNNNNNNNNNNNNNNNNNNNNNNNNNNNNNNNNNNNNNNNNNNNNNNNNNNNNNNNNNNNNNNNNNNNNNNNNNNNNNNNNNNNNNNNNNNNNNNNNNNNNNNNNNNNNNNNNNNNNNNNNNNNNNNNNNNNNNNNNNNNNNNNNNNNNNNNNNNNNNNNNNNNNNNNNNNNNNNNNNNNNNNNNNNNNNNNNNNNNNNNNNNNNNNNNNNNNNNNNNNNNNNNNNNNNNNNNNNNNNNNNNNNNNNNNNNNNNNNNNNNNNNNNNNNNNNNNNNNNNNNNNNNNNNNNNNNNNNNNNNNNNNNNNNNNNNNNNNNNNNNNNNNNNNNNNNNNNNNNNNNNNNNNNNNNNNNNNNNNNNNNNNNNNNNNNNNNNNNNNNNNNNNNNNNNNNNNNNNNNNNNNNNNNNNNNNNNNNNNNNNNNNNNNNNNNNNNNNNNNNNNNNNNNNNNNNNNNNNNNNNNNNNNNNNNNNNNNNNNNNNNNNNNNNNNNNNNNNNNNNNNNNNNNNNNNNNNNNNNNNNNNNNNNNNNNNNNNNNNNNNNNNNNNNNNNNNNNNNNNNNNNNNNNNNNNNNNNNNNNNNNNNNNNNNNNNNNNNNNNNNNNNNNNNNNNNNNNNNNNNNNNNNNNNNNNNNNNNNNNNNNNNNNNNNNNNNNNNNNNNNNNNNNNNNNNNNNNNNNNNNNNNNNNNNNNNNNNNNNNNNNNNNNNNNNNNNNNNNNNNNNNNNNNNNNNNNNNNNNNNNNNNNNNNNNNNNNNNNNNNNNNNNNNNNNNNNNNNNNNNNNNNNNNNNNNNNNNNNNNNNNNNNNNNNNNNNNNNNNNNNNNNNNNNNNNNNNNNNNNNNNNNNNNNNNNNNNNNNNNNNNNNNNNNNNNNNNNNNNNNNNNNNNNNNNNNNNNNNNNNNNNNNNNNNNNNNNNNNNNNNNNNNNNNNNNNNNNNNNNNNNNNNNNNNNNNNNNNNNNNNNNNNNNNNNNNNNNNNNNNNNNNNNNNNNNNNNNNNNNNNNNNNNNNNNNNNNNNNNNNNNNNNNNNNNNNNNNNNNNNNNNNNNNNNNNNNNNNNNNNNNNNNNNNNNNNNNNNNNNNNNNNNNNNNNNNNNNNNNNNNNNNNNNNNNNNNNNNNNNNNNNNNNNNNNNNNNNNNNNNNNNNNNNNNNNNNNNNNNNNNNNNNNNNNNNNNNNNNNNNNNNNNNNNNNNNNNNNNNNNNNNNNNNNNNNNNNNNNNNNNNNNNNNNNNNNNNNNNNNNNNNNNNNNNNNNNNNNNNNNNNNNNNNNNNNNNNNNNNNNNNNNNNNNNNNNNNNNNNNNNNNNNNNNNNNNNNNNNNNNNNNNNNNNNNNNNNNNNNNNNNNNNNNNNNNNNNNNNNNNNNNNNNNNNNNNNNNNNNNNNNNNNNNNNNNNNNNNNNNNNNNNNNNNNNNNNNNNNNNNNNNNNNNNNNNNNNNNNNNNNNNNNNNNNNNNNNNNNNNNNNNNNNNNNNNNNNNNNNNNNNNNNNNNNNNNNNNNNNNNNNNNNNNNNNNNNNNNNNNNNNNNNNNNNNNNNNNNNNNNNNNNNNNNNNNNNNNNNNNNNNNNNNNNNNNNNNNNNNNNNNNNNNNNNNNNNNNNNNNNNNNNNNNNNNNNNNNNNNNNNNNNNNNNNNNNNNNNNNNNNNNNNNNNNNNNNNNNNNNNNNNNNNNNNNNNNNNNNNNNNNNNNNNNNNNNNNNNNNNNNNNNNNNNNNNNNNNNNNNNNNNNNNNNNNNNNNNNNNNNNNNNNNNNNNNNNNNNNNNNNNNNNNNNNNNNNNNNNNNNNNNNNNNNNNNNNNNNNNNNNNNNNNNNNNNNNNNNNNNNNNNNNNNNNNNNNNNNNNNNNNNNNNNNNNNNNNNNNNNNNNNNNNCATCATCTCCTATTTGTAATCTGGTCGATTACCCATGGCTTAAAAACTTCAGTAGGAATTCGGAAGTTCTGCTTGTCTGATTTTAAAGGGTAGAAACAATTTTgcactttttttctttatcatGTTGGATTAAGCTTTTTGTTGCAAAATTTGACTTAAGGGTTGGTGCTTTAGCTTCTAAAGTTCCTAACTTGCGGATTCATCAATGCATGGCCtgttaaaatttttgaatttgcTAGTTTGGAGTTTGGATCTGGTTtatgctacttttttttttttttttttttttttaaatggttctCTAGTTTCTACTCCCCTTGTCCTGGTGGTAACTGGTAAgtgtaacattttattttattttgggtgggagaTGTGGACCTTAAGAGAAACAAGTGTTTACTGGTTTGTAACTGGAAATACATAGACCAAGTACTCTGCATAGTATATTGATTCCTATTTCAGTTTTGTGGGATAGGTTTTCCTGAGCATGGTTGGAAACATCCATGTAAAAGGAATGGATTATGTGATGTATTGGGGCCACTGTTTGGGATTATTCCTGTCCTGGTGGGTCAATCCCTTTTTAGGTGTCTCTTTCAGATTTGAGATCAATCATTGTATTCTGCTTTCTTGTTTTCAATTTTACAAATTTGTGATTTTGAATAGGATTTTTTAGAATGACCTTGAAGGATGTAGTTTGGATACAGTCTTGTTTTGTCCATATGAATTCTATTGTAGGTTTGAAAGTCAATGTAGTTCGGGGCTTAGGGCTAAATGTTGATGGGAGAGAAGTCAAGAGTATTTTGAGAACACTTCTATGTTTATGCAACTTGTGCAAGAAATTGATTAGATTAAATATGTTGCATTTGTTATCATAGATTACTAATTTGGAAAAATGTCTAGAGATTTATTGCTATGTCCTCTTTGATATTGAGAAACATCGGTTCTTAAGTTATATCAAGATTCCTGCTATAAATTATAACCTTAATAAATActgagtatttatttttaattttgccatTGACTTGTATGACAGGTTTGATTTCCGTATCTTGATGAATTCAAGCATTACTGTGGCATCTGTGGTTTCCTCTAAAGTGGGAAACAAGACTGACTTCTTTTTCTGGGTTCTCGCTTGCTTGCTATCGAAAGGCTTTAAGACCCATACTCTCCACGTGGACCTGTATTTGATTACGGGAATTGAAAGGATATCATTGGTTGTTCTAACTTTTGAACCATTTAGAAAGACTAAGGTGTAGTGCTTCTTGGTATCTGGCCATCTGCATCCTTGATCAGTATTGTTATTTGCAAGCATGGTTTCTTCTCAGCTCCCTTCTGTGGCAAAATCTTACATGCCAAAATCCTTCAGGAATGATTTCCTTCCACCCCTTAGTTCTCCTGATGTTCCCGCAGAGCAGGTTGAGTTGGACTTTTCTGATGTTTTCGGTCCTCTTCCAGTTCAAGCTTTAAATGAACCTAGTAATGGGATATCTGAAGGTACTACGCCACCAGCTAACATGAGCGAGCTTGTGTATGATGATCCTGAGGTTATCTGCAATCGATCACATTCCTTGGTTGGTCCTTCGTCATTTGTAAGTCAATCTTTGAAGCTTGGCAGGCTCACCCTTCATGAAACAGAAGATTCGGTTGAACTGATAGAGAGTTTAATTGGCGAAACAATTAAAGAAGATCAGGAACTCAATGATTCAATTGCTCAGGAGCCTGATAACATTCTCATGACAGATCGGACAATTGGCCTTGAAGATTTTGAAGTCATGAAAGTTGTCGGGCAGGGTGCTTTTGGAAAAGtctttcaagtgaaaaagaaggGAACATCAGAAGTTTATGCAATGAAGGTCATGAGGAAGGACAAGATTATGGAGAAGAACCATGCTGAATATATGAAAGCAGAGAGGGATATCTTGACAAAGATGGATCACCCCTTTGTTGTCCAGCTTAGATATTCGTTTCAGGTAAATTTTAGTAAGTTATATCTCTGTTACATGATTTACCTTTTTCTAACACATTCTATAAACTACTACTTTGAGCATTCACAGGAATCTTCTTAGAATGTCAAATCTGTACttcaaaatttcattttcaatatcgCTGTAATTTTCATCCTGCAGACAAAATATAGACTTTACCTTGTGCTGGACTTCATTAATGGTGGACACCTATTCTTTCAGCTTTACCGTCAAGGCCTTTTCAGGTATCTTAATTTTCTGTCCCTTGTTACGTTCTTGAGAATTGGGGTTATGATGTAACACTTGTTTGATGTCTCAGAGAGGATCTTGCGCGTATATATACAGCAGAAATTGTATCAGCAGTGTCTCACCTTCATGGAAATGGCATAATGCACAGGGATCTCAAACCAGAAAACATCCTACTGGATGAAGATGGCCATGTATAGTCCCGATCTCTCCTTCGTGTGTCTCCCCTGCTATCTCTTCCTAGAGAGAAGTTCTCAAATTTGCATTCGCATTCACACAATTCACATGCTTGTTTTTGTGATTCCGGCTTATTCCATTTTAGGCCATGCTAACGGACTTTGGACTAGCAAAGGAATTTGAGAAGGATACGAGGTCAAACTCCATGTGTGGAACAGTAGAGTATATGGCACCTGAAATCATTCTTGGGAAAGGCCATGATAAGGCTGCAGATTGGTGGAGCGTAGGAATTCTGTTGTTTGAGATGCTTACTGGAAAGGTATGTTCTCAAACTTTCTTTTTTACAAGAAGGCAAGGAAGGTGGGGGtaaccccaaccaagttggtcgggttgttggcttggtaactacaaggtattggctttcttggtttgagccagtaagctatgggcaacctaggctggtttacctagCTCCTTgttggctagggtcacaagacagGGTTACCCTCGGTTGTGGTTGCGGGTTTCCTTCGTCACCCAAAGAAGGCAAGGGAGGAACCGCACTTTAGATTTATTTACCTTGAAAGTTACCAGCATTGTTTGAAAATGCAATTCCATTTTTACctgtttttgacattttttgcATGATTTTCAGCCTCCTTTTATTGGCAACAGAGAGAAAGTTCAGCAGAAAATAATTAAGGAGAAACTCAAGCTGCCATCGTTTTTGACTAGCGAGGCACATTCTCTACTGAAAGGGGTAAGTCCACGTTATAATCTCATTTAGTGTTTTTAAACTGCGTCTCACTCTACCAGTTAGTATCCAAAGGCTCGTATTATGACGTTTCTAAATTGATCAAAAAATGTCAGTGTTCTAATTGAGTTATACTCCATTTGTTTGGCTAACATTTTCCATTACCATAATATTAACAAAGCTTCTCCCATATCTTTAGCTATTGTCAAAGGACCCCAGTAAACGCCTGGGCAGTGGGCCGAAGGGAGGCGACGAAATAAAGGGGCATAAATGGTTCAGGCCGATCAACTGGAGGAGATTGGAGGCCCGGGAAGTACAGCCTAGTTTTCGTCCCGAAGTTGCTGGGAAGCACTGCATCGCCAACTTTGACAAGTGCTGGACCGATATGCCTCTGCAGGACTCTCCGGTTTCCAGCCCTAATGGCGATCACTTTCAGGGATTCACCTACGTGAGACCCGCGGCCTCCTTCCTTCAAAGGAGTAGCCCTTTCTGCTAATAAGCATTCCATTGACAAGGATTTCGACATTTGCTTTCTTACCACATGACCTTTCTCACTAAATTATGATGGTTTAGTAGGATACAGCATTGAATTTGATGGTCTCAGCTTTAATTTCTGGTTTAGATTTTCCTACCACCTATGATTCAGGTGCTTGTTTGACATTGTCTTTTGGTACCCAATAACGTTGTTCTTTTCAGCAATGCTTAGtgatgtttttactttttaatgatTTGGGGCTTGTTAGTGTCACTTTTTGTTCCCTACTCCAAAAttgatgttttatttatttaaaggcATATTTGGCattcaaaaattgaaaaatattaaaaaatcatgctaaaaaaatcacttttaagtACAGAACATATATGAGTTTATTGTTGAGATCATATTAATTACATGAACCCAGGCCAGTATTAATCACAGATGATCCAATTAAGACACATGGAGAGTGGTGTGATAATGGATCATTACAGTATATAAGTGATTCTAAAGCTCATCATGGCCAAGGAAAGTACCCAACACCTGCTTCTTCTTGCAACCCCAGTGGCATTTCCATGAACACAGGGAGTTGAAAGCTCTGAGCCTCTTGGAATGCAGAGAAATAATGTCAGATGTGGACGCAGATTTCGACAGAACTATTGCGTACCCATCGTCCATGTACTCTGTTCCTTCAGGGAACAGCTGCCACACAAGGGCCCCCGCGCCCCCGCCCCCTTTCTTGGTCGAGTTCAAGATGCTCTTGTACACCGTGCTCAGAATGGTGTCTCTGTAAGTGGCGTTGAAGCCGGGATCTTTCGTGCAGACCCCGAACTCGGCGAAGATGATCGGCATTCCCAGGTAGCTCTCGGCGTC encodes:
- the LOC116028900 gene encoding serine/threonine-protein kinase AtPK2/AtPK19-like; amino-acid sequence: MVSSQLPSVAKSYMPKSFRNDFLPPLSSPDVPAEQVELDFSDVFGPLPVQALNEPSNGISEGTTPPANMSELVYDDPEVICNRSHSLVGPSSFVSQSLKLGRLTLHETEDSVELIESLIGETIKEDQELNDSIAQEPDNILMTDRTIGLEDFEVMKVVGQGAFGKVFQVKKKGTSEVYAMKVMRKDKIMEKNHAEYMKAERDILTKMDHPFVVQLRYSFQTKYRLYLVLDFINGGHLFFQLYRQGLFREDLARIYTAEIVSAVSHLHGNGIMHRDLKPENILLDEDGHAMLTDFGLAKEFEKDTRSNSMCGTVEYMAPEIILGKGHDKAADWWSVGILLFEMLTGKPPFIGNREKVQQKIIKEKLKLPSFLTSEAHSLLKGLLSKDPSKRLGSGPKGGDEIKGHKWFRPINWRRLEAREVQPSFRPEVAGKHCIANFDKCWTDMPLQDSPVSSPNGDHFQGFTYVRPAASFLQRSSPFC